The following proteins are co-located in the Paludibaculum fermentans genome:
- the gluQRS gene encoding tRNA glutamyl-Q(34) synthetase GluQRS, which produces MPYRGRFAPSPTGPLHQGSLVAAVASYVDARRAGGAWLVRMEDVDEPRSVPGAADEILRTLEAFGLTWDGPVVYQSQRKELYRAALERLRTAGQVFPCGCTRKEIADSAITVAASGEKPYPGTCRNGLPEGRAARAWRVRVPDEAVRFTDRAMGPQEQNLLAEVGDFVLRRADGFFAYQLAVVVDDADQGITDVVRGEDLLASTPRQIYLQRRLGHPEPRYLHVPVVRNAAGEKLSKQTGAAPVDSTRPGPAIEEALRFLGLDPPEGLSHAELLKWAILRG; this is translated from the coding sequence ATGCCGTATCGAGGACGATTCGCACCTTCGCCGACGGGTCCGCTGCACCAGGGATCGCTGGTAGCGGCCGTGGCCAGCTATGTCGACGCGCGCCGGGCAGGCGGCGCGTGGCTGGTGCGGATGGAGGACGTGGATGAGCCGCGCAGCGTGCCCGGCGCGGCGGACGAGATCCTGCGCACGCTGGAGGCGTTCGGGCTGACCTGGGACGGGCCGGTGGTGTACCAGAGCCAGCGGAAAGAGCTGTACCGCGCCGCGCTGGAGCGATTGCGGACAGCCGGGCAGGTCTTCCCTTGCGGATGTACGCGGAAGGAGATCGCGGACTCGGCCATCACGGTTGCGGCCAGTGGCGAGAAGCCGTATCCGGGGACGTGCCGGAACGGGCTGCCAGAAGGGCGCGCGGCGCGGGCGTGGCGGGTGCGGGTGCCGGATGAGGCGGTCAGGTTTACCGACCGGGCAATGGGTCCGCAGGAACAGAATCTGCTGGCGGAGGTGGGGGACTTCGTCCTGCGGCGGGCCGATGGGTTCTTCGCCTATCAACTCGCCGTGGTGGTGGATGACGCGGACCAGGGGATTACGGATGTCGTGCGCGGGGAGGACCTGCTGGCCTCCACTCCTCGGCAGATCTACCTGCAGAGGCGGCTGGGACATCCGGAGCCGCGCTACCTGCACGTTCCGGTGGTTCGCAACGCCGCCGGGGAGAAGCTGAGTAAACAGACCGGGGCCGCCCCTGTGGATTCGACACGGCCCGGGCCCGCCATCGAGGAGGCTCTGCGGTTCCTGGGGCTGGATCCGCCGGAAGGCTTGTCGCACGCGGAACTGTTGAAATGGGCCATCCTGAGGGGATGA
- a CDS encoding M1 family aminopeptidase, producing the protein MKVRSACLAAVCLLGTLPVATAQQEATPPAGNYSADRPVDFLHMKLEYRFTAKEIAERVAEGRVTFTLTPIAQPVRSLRLDAVDMRILDTQVNGETVTFSYDDKSLEIPFAAPVEPGRNVDVTVHFRVERPDRGLHFILPNANDPQKQTVVYTMGEGMDARHWLPAHDWPNERWTSDLLITVPKGFSAVSVGKLVGSTPAGDDVTWHWKSDQPTDPHMLGFAVGRYVKLENTWRGRPVLAFVPAGKEAAGRYTFRRVNQILDFYSELTGVEYPYDSFAHAAVTDHHHRGMEHAGFSMIDPAMFSTGPNDDGLEPLEPGWPGYTIETNLVAHMLAHSWFGGIASYRNASQGWLNEGFGTYLHMQWAGHADNEAVFLSLMRGAAQGLSFTDSSETGRPMVWRQFNQPMEVFQYDGGKIYWKGAWIVHMLRSQLGDKVFWGAVKNYLNDHRWGSVETADLRRALEKESGRDLERFFDQWVYGKGIPRLKAAYRWDPVKKSATLTLQQTQRIAADSPVFNLPIELYFRVAGKDEWRTVELDRATQDYPFSFDSAPEAFAIDAHGKLLSTLTVETPRAMLEWLATSGPTPLAQIRAAEALGTQTASSSTAALSRLLLSPTALWPVRQVAATALGRLQMPEAAQALLDAENSGIADPRVLSAVLAALSAYPFNTPAHQVLLRYAAASPVDKLQAMAARQLGRMKASPELQKASLALLVNTAKSSPRPMVRVAAIQSLEQADAISAYDTLSDLATKPGDPNIRSRAITALGVLGRDEKLRERTFIALCGWLDDPDYAVRPSAARALGRLGDARALGQLTTAAGSPRTVLEKEALEGALRSLRTAPDPRVLPAGVVDRLASMEKENAQLKERLADVTKRLGALESKKETPAK; encoded by the coding sequence ATGAAAGTCCGCTCCGCCTGTCTTGCCGCCGTCTGCCTGCTGGGCACGCTGCCCGTTGCCACCGCCCAACAGGAGGCGACACCCCCGGCCGGAAACTACAGCGCCGACCGTCCCGTCGACTTCCTCCACATGAAGCTCGAATACCGCTTCACCGCCAAGGAAATCGCTGAACGAGTCGCCGAAGGCCGCGTCACCTTCACCCTTACGCCGATCGCCCAACCGGTCCGCTCCCTGCGTCTCGATGCGGTGGACATGCGGATCCTCGACACCCAGGTCAACGGCGAGACCGTCACGTTCAGCTACGACGACAAGTCCCTCGAAATCCCCTTCGCCGCCCCGGTCGAGCCCGGCCGCAACGTCGATGTCACCGTGCACTTCCGCGTCGAGCGCCCCGATCGCGGTCTCCACTTCATCCTCCCCAACGCCAACGACCCCCAGAAACAGACCGTCGTCTACACCATGGGCGAAGGCATGGACGCCCGCCACTGGCTGCCCGCCCACGACTGGCCGAACGAGCGCTGGACCTCCGACCTGCTCATCACCGTGCCCAAGGGCTTCTCCGCCGTTTCCGTCGGCAAACTGGTAGGTTCCACTCCGGCCGGCGACGACGTCACATGGCACTGGAAAAGCGACCAGCCCACGGACCCGCACATGCTCGGCTTCGCCGTCGGCCGCTACGTCAAGCTCGAGAACACCTGGCGCGGGCGCCCGGTCCTCGCCTTCGTCCCCGCCGGCAAAGAGGCCGCGGGCCGTTACACCTTCCGCCGCGTGAACCAGATCCTCGACTTCTACTCCGAGCTCACGGGCGTCGAGTATCCTTACGACTCCTTCGCCCACGCCGCCGTCACCGACCATCATCACCGCGGCATGGAACACGCCGGCTTCTCCATGATCGATCCGGCCATGTTCAGCACCGGACCCAACGACGATGGCCTGGAGCCGCTGGAGCCCGGCTGGCCCGGTTACACCATCGAGACCAACCTCGTTGCCCACATGCTCGCCCATAGCTGGTTCGGCGGCATCGCCAGTTACCGCAACGCCTCCCAGGGCTGGCTGAACGAGGGCTTCGGAACCTACCTCCACATGCAATGGGCCGGCCACGCCGACAATGAGGCCGTCTTTCTCTCTCTCATGCGCGGAGCCGCCCAGGGCCTCTCCTTCACCGACTCCAGCGAAACCGGACGTCCCATGGTCTGGCGGCAGTTCAACCAACCCATGGAGGTTTTCCAGTACGATGGCGGCAAGATCTATTGGAAGGGTGCCTGGATCGTCCACATGCTGCGCAGCCAGCTCGGCGACAAGGTCTTCTGGGGCGCGGTCAAAAACTACTTGAACGATCATCGCTGGGGCAGCGTGGAAACGGCGGATCTGCGCCGCGCGTTGGAAAAGGAATCGGGCCGCGACCTCGAGCGCTTCTTCGATCAATGGGTCTACGGCAAGGGTATCCCGCGCCTCAAGGCCGCCTACCGCTGGGATCCCGTGAAGAAGTCCGCCACTCTCACCCTGCAGCAGACACAACGAATTGCCGCTGACAGTCCCGTCTTCAACCTCCCCATCGAGTTGTACTTCCGCGTCGCCGGCAAGGACGAGTGGCGCACTGTGGAACTGGACCGCGCTACGCAGGACTACCCGTTCTCCTTCGACTCCGCCCCCGAGGCCTTCGCCATCGACGCCCACGGCAAGCTGCTCTCCACTCTCACGGTGGAAACCCCGCGCGCCATGCTCGAATGGCTCGCCACCAGCGGACCCACGCCCCTGGCCCAGATCCGCGCAGCCGAGGCGCTCGGCACCCAGACGGCCAGTTCCTCCACCGCCGCCCTTTCCCGCCTGCTGCTCTCACCGACCGCCCTCTGGCCGGTCCGCCAGGTCGCGGCGACGGCCCTGGGCCGCCTCCAGATGCCCGAGGCCGCGCAGGCTCTCCTCGATGCGGAGAACTCCGGCATCGCCGATCCGAGAGTGCTCAGCGCCGTCCTGGCCGCGCTATCGGCCTATCCCTTCAACACGCCCGCCCACCAGGTTCTCCTCCGCTACGCCGCGGCCAGCCCGGTCGACAAGCTCCAGGCGATGGCCGCCCGCCAGTTGGGCCGCATGAAGGCCTCCCCTGAACTCCAGAAGGCTAGCCTGGCGCTGCTGGTGAACACGGCGAAGTCCTCGCCCCGGCCCATGGTCCGCGTCGCCGCCATCCAGTCGCTGGAACAGGCGGACGCCATCTCCGCCTACGACACTCTCTCAGACCTGGCTACCAAGCCGGGCGATCCCAACATCCGCAGCCGCGCCATCACGGCCCTGGGCGTGTTGGGCCGCGATGAGAAGCTCCGCGAGCGCACGTTCATCGCGCTCTGCGGGTGGCTCGACGATCCCGACTACGCTGTCCGTCCCTCGGCCGCCCGTGCCCTCGGCCGCCTGGGTGATGCACGAGCCCTGGGGCAGCTCACCACCGCGGCCGGCAGCCCGCGTACTGTGCTGGAGAAGGAAGCCCTGGAAGGCGCGCTCCGCAGCTTGCGCACTGCCCCCGATCCGCGCGTGTTGCCCGCGGGCGTGGTCGACCGCCTGGCCAGTATGGAGAAGGAGAATGCGCAGTTGAAAGAGCGTCTGGCGGATGTCACAAAGCGCCTGGGTGCGCTGGAATCGAAGAAAGAGACGCCCGCGAAGTAA
- a CDS encoding DeoR/GlpR family DNA-binding transcription regulator, translating into MKAAGRLLKIREILESQEFVDLETLCSLLNASESTVRRDLSLLEKDSVLKRVHGGALALQTHDQLLDYTWQSGRMAEEKRRIARVTAGLVEDGQTILLDGGSTAAAVARELVSRSLHVLTNSLAIAEVFEQSRQIELTLTGGYLYPRLRVMLGQLCEQMLASVSADVLIMGIGGVTEAGFSNNNTLLVGSERKMIEASRRVILVADHTKFGRAAMVPLAPLDVADIVISDTELSLEHRQMLEAQGVRVLLA; encoded by the coding sequence ATGAAAGCGGCTGGGCGCCTGCTGAAAATCCGGGAGATCCTTGAATCTCAGGAGTTCGTCGATCTCGAGACGCTGTGCAGCCTGCTCAACGCCTCGGAATCGACGGTGCGGCGGGATCTCAGCCTGCTGGAAAAAGACAGCGTCCTGAAGCGGGTGCACGGCGGCGCGCTGGCGCTGCAGACGCACGACCAACTACTCGACTACACGTGGCAAAGCGGCCGCATGGCCGAAGAGAAGCGCCGCATTGCGCGCGTCACGGCAGGCCTGGTGGAAGACGGGCAGACCATCCTGCTGGACGGCGGGTCGACGGCGGCAGCCGTGGCGCGGGAGCTCGTCTCGCGCTCGCTGCACGTGCTGACGAATTCACTGGCGATTGCCGAGGTGTTTGAACAGTCGCGGCAGATCGAGCTGACGCTCACAGGCGGGTATCTGTACCCCAGGTTGCGTGTGATGCTGGGCCAGTTGTGCGAGCAGATGCTGGCCAGCGTGAGCGCGGATGTCCTGATCATGGGCATCGGCGGCGTCACCGAGGCCGGATTCAGCAACAACAACACCCTGCTGGTGGGATCGGAGCGCAAGATGATCGAAGCCTCAAGGCGCGTCATCCTGGTGGCCGATCATACCAAGTTCGGCCGGGCGGCGATGGTGCCGCTGGCTCCGCTGGATGTGGCCGACATCGTGATCTCCGATACGGAGCTCAGCCTGGAGCACCGGCAGATGCTGGAAGCCCAGGGCGTGCGGGTTCTGCTCGCCTAA
- a CDS encoding class II aldolase/adducin family protein: MKSADLKDLKVICAEDVEAAVRSGAKELLVRENAVFTPAAQDLVASNQLKLNSGSSPAAAASAPAAGANVVGAGTQWEKLFYSPEAEAIKAEIVHAGHKLWHRQYVDGNGGNISYRIGEDAVICTPTLISKGDLTPADLCIVDLKGTQLYGARPRTSEILLHLEIYKAVPAAKGVVHCHPPHATAYAITGRVPPNCVIPEYEVFVGSIAVSPYETPGTQKFAETVIPYVRTHNTVLLGNHGIVCWADTVTHAEWYAEVVETYCHTLLIASQLGAPISQIPGAKATDLLAIKQKLGIPDARFGLDECQVCDVMSPETPISLPPRPGAGGLKPAAAQTDDMESLVQSVADAVLAALNKKTS, encoded by the coding sequence ATGAAGAGTGCGGATCTGAAGGACCTGAAGGTGATCTGCGCCGAGGACGTGGAAGCAGCGGTGCGCAGCGGCGCGAAAGAGCTGCTGGTCCGCGAGAACGCCGTGTTTACGCCGGCCGCCCAGGATCTGGTGGCTTCGAATCAGTTGAAGCTGAACAGCGGCTCCAGTCCGGCTGCCGCGGCATCTGCTCCGGCAGCGGGTGCGAATGTGGTGGGCGCGGGCACGCAGTGGGAGAAGCTGTTCTACTCGCCCGAAGCGGAAGCGATCAAGGCTGAAATCGTGCATGCCGGACACAAGCTGTGGCACCGGCAGTATGTGGACGGCAACGGCGGCAACATCAGCTACCGGATTGGCGAGGACGCGGTGATCTGCACGCCTACGCTGATCAGCAAGGGCGACCTGACTCCGGCGGACCTGTGCATTGTGGACCTGAAGGGTACGCAGTTGTATGGCGCCCGTCCGCGCACCAGCGAGATCCTGCTGCACCTGGAGATCTACAAGGCCGTGCCGGCCGCCAAGGGTGTGGTGCACTGCCATCCGCCGCATGCGACCGCGTATGCGATTACGGGCCGCGTGCCTCCGAACTGTGTGATCCCTGAATACGAAGTGTTCGTGGGCAGCATTGCGGTGTCGCCGTACGAGACTCCGGGTACGCAGAAGTTCGCCGAGACCGTGATTCCCTATGTGCGGACGCACAATACCGTGCTTCTGGGCAATCACGGCATCGTGTGCTGGGCCGATACGGTGACGCATGCCGAGTGGTATGCCGAGGTGGTGGAGACCTACTGCCACACGTTGCTGATCGCGAGCCAGTTGGGCGCGCCGATCTCGCAGATTCCGGGCGCGAAGGCGACCGACCTGCTGGCGATCAAGCAGAAGCTGGGGATCCCCGATGCCCGCTTTGGCCTGGACGAATGCCAGGTGTGCGACGTGATGAGTCCGGAAACGCCCATTTCCCTGCCTCCGCGCCCCGGCGCGGGTGGACTGAAACCAGCAGCCGCACAGACCGACGACATGGAGTCGCTGGTGCAGAGCGTAGCCGATGCGGTGCTCGCCGCACTGAACAAGAAGACCAGCTGA
- a CDS encoding aldehyde dehydrogenase gives MTMNRDQLVAEIAEQVLLRLQQQAKPAAAQVSPKAVAALGDGVLPSVDAAVKAAAEAQVKVAALGLEQRGQIITIIRRLCEQNKQEWARLELEETGLGRLDHKIAKLENVKYVLGVEAMTSQSRSDASGLCIIERAPWGVIGMVLPATHSVPTMASNAINIIAAGNTAVFSPHPAAAKVAARALQVFNREIEKATGITNALVTMQDPSIRAAEEMFHHPGIALLCVTGGPAVVRAAGKSGKRVIAAGPGNPPVVVDETAQLDEAAKAIIAGASFDNNLLCIGEKEVFVVAQVWDAFIAAMKRAGAVELDFAAVERLTEAAFRWDGEGKGCGHAHVRKELIGKDVAVLAAAAGVKVPAGTPLLFGETNEDHAFVQEEQMMPFLPLVKVKDVNAGIAASVKAEHGYRHTALIHSRNIENVTKMARAMNTTLFVHNAPCTAALGTDGAGYLSFSIATPTGEGVTTPLTFTRERQLTIGGGALRVI, from the coding sequence ATGACCATGAATCGGGATCAACTGGTTGCCGAGATCGCCGAGCAGGTATTGCTCCGCTTGCAGCAACAGGCAAAGCCCGCGGCTGCACAGGTTTCGCCCAAGGCGGTCGCTGCGCTGGGCGACGGTGTATTGCCTTCAGTGGACGCCGCCGTGAAGGCCGCGGCTGAGGCGCAGGTAAAGGTCGCGGCGCTGGGCTTGGAACAACGCGGGCAGATCATCACCATCATCCGGCGGCTGTGCGAACAGAATAAGCAGGAGTGGGCCCGGCTGGAGTTGGAAGAGACGGGCCTGGGCCGGCTGGACCACAAGATTGCGAAGCTCGAGAACGTCAAGTACGTGCTGGGCGTGGAAGCGATGACCAGCCAGTCGCGGAGCGATGCTTCGGGGCTGTGCATCATTGAGCGCGCTCCGTGGGGCGTGATCGGGATGGTGCTGCCGGCGACGCACTCCGTGCCGACCATGGCCAGCAACGCGATCAACATCATCGCGGCGGGCAACACGGCGGTCTTCAGCCCGCATCCGGCCGCGGCCAAGGTGGCGGCACGGGCGCTGCAGGTGTTCAACCGCGAGATCGAGAAGGCCACAGGCATCACGAATGCCCTGGTGACGATGCAGGATCCGAGCATCCGCGCGGCGGAAGAGATGTTCCATCATCCGGGCATCGCGCTGTTGTGCGTGACGGGCGGTCCGGCGGTGGTGCGCGCGGCGGGCAAGTCCGGCAAGCGCGTGATTGCAGCGGGTCCCGGGAATCCTCCCGTGGTGGTGGACGAGACCGCGCAGTTGGATGAAGCGGCGAAGGCGATCATCGCGGGCGCTTCGTTCGACAACAACCTGCTGTGCATCGGCGAGAAGGAAGTCTTCGTCGTGGCGCAGGTGTGGGATGCGTTCATTGCCGCCATGAAGCGCGCAGGCGCGGTGGAACTCGACTTTGCGGCGGTGGAGCGGCTGACCGAAGCGGCTTTCCGCTGGGATGGCGAAGGCAAGGGCTGCGGCCATGCGCATGTGCGCAAGGAACTGATCGGCAAGGACGTGGCCGTGCTGGCGGCGGCGGCCGGCGTGAAGGTGCCGGCGGGCACTCCGCTGTTGTTCGGTGAAACGAACGAGGATCACGCCTTCGTGCAGGAAGAGCAGATGATGCCGTTCCTGCCGCTGGTGAAGGTGAAAGACGTGAATGCGGGCATCGCCGCCTCGGTGAAGGCCGAGCACGGCTACCGGCACACGGCGCTGATCCACTCGCGCAACATCGAGAACGTGACGAAGATGGCCAGGGCCATGAACACCACGCTGTTTGTGCACAACGCCCCGTGTACGGCGGCGCTGGGTACGGATGGCGCCGGCTATCTCAGCTTCAGCATTGCGACGCCCACGGGCGAGGGCGTGACGACACCGCTGACATTTACCCGGGAGCGCCAACTGACGATTGGCGGCGGGGCGTTGCGGGTCATCTAG
- a CDS encoding BMC domain-containing protein: protein MEITAAIGMIETKGLVPLVYATDAMLKAATVEFKGWKKVGSGLCTAFVTGDVASVKAAVEAGAAAARPVGEVVSVHVIARPHSDVKNVLPK from the coding sequence ATGGAAATCACAGCAGCGATTGGAATGATCGAGACCAAGGGTCTGGTGCCCCTGGTGTACGCCACGGACGCGATGCTGAAGGCGGCGACCGTTGAATTCAAGGGTTGGAAGAAAGTGGGCAGCGGCCTGTGCACGGCGTTTGTGACGGGCGACGTCGCGTCGGTGAAAGCGGCCGTGGAAGCGGGCGCGGCGGCGGCACGGCCGGTGGGCGAAGTGGTCAGCGTCCACGTGATTGCGCGGCCCCACAGTGATGTAAAGAACGTCCTGCCGAAGTAG
- a CDS encoding BMC domain-containing protein codes for MRQALGMIETKGLVALFEASDAMLKAANVTFVGWETVGSGLVTAFVEGDVAAVKAATDVGAAAARRVGELSCVQVIPRPHDGLDLFLQQAARKGNGAAAEPDSQLAVGLIETRGLVGLIEASDAMCKAASVQLIRSIEIGGGFVTSVVRGDVGSVRAAVDAGAHAARRVGELVASHVIPRPHDGLVEGILR; via the coding sequence ATGAGACAAGCGTTGGGCATGATCGAGACCAAAGGCCTGGTCGCCCTGTTTGAGGCTTCGGACGCCATGTTGAAGGCGGCGAACGTGACGTTCGTCGGCTGGGAAACGGTGGGCAGCGGCCTGGTGACGGCGTTTGTGGAAGGTGATGTGGCGGCGGTAAAGGCGGCCACGGATGTGGGCGCGGCAGCGGCGCGCCGCGTCGGCGAACTCTCTTGTGTGCAAGTCATCCCCCGTCCGCACGACGGTCTGGATCTGTTCCTGCAGCAGGCGGCCCGCAAGGGCAACGGCGCGGCGGCGGAACCGGACAGCCAACTGGCGGTGGGCCTGATTGAGACGCGCGGCCTGGTGGGCCTGATTGAAGCCTCCGACGCGATGTGCAAAGCGGCCAGCGTGCAGTTGATCCGCAGCATCGAGATTGGCGGCGGCTTCGTCACGTCGGTGGTGCGCGGCGATGTGGGCAGTGTACGGGCGGCGGTGGATGCCGGCGCGCATGCGGCCCGGCGCGTAGGCGAACTGGTTGCCTCGCACGTGATTCCGCGGCCGCATGACGGCCTGGTGGAAGGGATTCTGCGCTAG
- a CDS encoding polysaccharide deacetylase family protein: MASADSFILTYHSLDESGSVISVTPQLFRRQMAALNASGRKVVPLELIAATSNAAAITFDDGYVNFFEHALPVLDDFGFPSTVFAVTRLCGQQSAWAGSGPGRPLMDWNQLRQLWSHRVSVGAHTATHADLRNLTAASVAEELDESRCEIEQRTGRKVRTFAYPYGAADAQARRMAGERFDWCCSVELDFVRSGADPAFLPRLDMYYFQAAEHFAGLIAGEAQQYVAMRRSLRRIRAMIPFARF, encoded by the coding sequence ATGGCCAGCGCTGATTCGTTCATCCTGACTTATCACTCCCTGGACGAATCCGGGTCAGTCATTTCCGTCACACCCCAGTTGTTCCGGCGCCAGATGGCCGCCCTGAACGCGAGCGGCCGGAAGGTGGTGCCGCTGGAACTGATCGCGGCCACGTCGAATGCGGCGGCCATCACTTTCGACGATGGCTATGTGAACTTCTTTGAGCACGCCCTGCCGGTGCTGGACGATTTCGGATTCCCGTCCACCGTGTTTGCCGTGACGCGACTGTGCGGGCAGCAATCGGCGTGGGCGGGGTCGGGTCCTGGTCGGCCGCTAATGGATTGGAATCAGTTGCGGCAGTTGTGGAGCCACCGCGTGAGTGTCGGCGCGCATACAGCGACGCATGCTGACCTGCGGAACCTCACTGCGGCCAGCGTGGCGGAAGAACTGGACGAGAGCCGCTGCGAGATCGAGCAGCGGACCGGCCGGAAAGTGCGGACGTTCGCCTATCCCTATGGCGCCGCCGATGCCCAGGCCAGGCGGATGGCGGGTGAGCGGTTTGACTGGTGCTGCAGCGTGGAGCTGGATTTTGTACGCAGCGGCGCCGATCCGGCGTTCCTGCCGCGGCTGGACATGTACTACTTCCAGGCGGCGGAGCATTTTGCCGGTTTGATCGCGGGCGAGGCGCAGCAGTATGTGGCCATGAGGCGGTCTTTGCGGCGGATTCGAGCGATGATTCCTTTTGCTCGCTTCTGA
- a CDS encoding glycosyltransferase family 2 protein, producing the protein MSAIAPKLTVIIPVYNGSAVLTQALTALTASRVKPYELLVVDDGSTDDSAAVAERYWARVLHTEKQSGPAHARNLGAQSATGDVLFFLDADVCVHPNTMELVSDAFADAGLDALIGSYDDDPAEPDFLSQYKNLMHCFVHHTSRSEACTFWSGCGAIRREVFFAYSGFNESYDRPAIEDIELGYRLTEAGRRIVLDRNVQVKHLKRWSFWNLLKTDIFDRGIPWTELILRDKHMPNDLNIQLSQRVSVALVYVLTLFGMACSIYWRGYFLTPLFAFVFFLLGRYWLDGAAKRSKAVLLTMFGTGLLIVGLAWWHRMMGIIPLVVLTFPALLLRHRYELKHGTRGLMLKIVTVLYFVLALAVIGKYLPHHPLALPAALILLLVLVLNSQFYIFLAEKRGRWFTLAAIPFHLLYHFYNGLSFAMGLVRHTWRHAFQRSTVQATSDHGQR; encoded by the coding sequence ATGAGCGCAATTGCTCCCAAGCTGACGGTCATCATCCCGGTTTACAACGGCAGCGCTGTCCTCACACAGGCATTGACGGCGCTCACCGCGTCGCGGGTGAAGCCGTACGAATTGCTGGTGGTGGATGACGGTTCCACCGACGATTCGGCCGCCGTGGCGGAACGGTACTGGGCGCGGGTTCTCCACACCGAGAAACAGTCCGGTCCCGCGCATGCCCGGAATCTCGGGGCTCAAAGCGCCACGGGCGATGTGCTCTTCTTTCTCGACGCGGATGTCTGCGTGCATCCCAATACGATGGAGTTGGTGTCGGACGCCTTTGCCGATGCGGGGTTGGATGCCCTGATCGGATCGTATGATGACGACCCCGCCGAGCCGGACTTCCTGTCGCAGTACAAGAATCTCATGCACTGCTTTGTGCACCACACCTCGCGGAGCGAGGCCTGCACGTTCTGGAGCGGTTGCGGCGCGATCCGGCGAGAAGTGTTCTTCGCTTATAGCGGTTTCAACGAAAGCTATGACCGGCCCGCGATTGAAGACATCGAACTGGGCTACCGGCTGACCGAAGCAGGGCGGCGCATCGTGCTGGACCGCAATGTGCAAGTGAAGCACCTGAAACGCTGGAGTTTCTGGAATCTGCTGAAGACCGATATCTTCGACCGCGGCATCCCGTGGACGGAACTGATCCTGCGCGACAAGCACATGCCCAACGACCTCAACATCCAGTTGAGCCAGCGAGTGAGCGTGGCGCTGGTGTATGTCCTGACGCTGTTCGGCATGGCGTGCTCCATCTACTGGCGGGGCTACTTCCTGACGCCGCTATTCGCCTTTGTCTTTTTCCTGCTGGGCCGCTACTGGCTGGATGGCGCGGCGAAACGGTCGAAGGCCGTATTGCTGACGATGTTCGGGACGGGCCTGCTGATTGTGGGGCTGGCCTGGTGGCACCGCATGATGGGGATCATCCCATTGGTGGTGCTGACGTTCCCCGCCCTGCTGTTGCGCCACCGCTACGAATTGAAGCACGGAACCCGCGGGCTGATGTTGAAGATCGTCACGGTGCTGTACTTCGTGCTGGCGCTGGCGGTGATCGGCAAGTACCTGCCCCACCACCCTCTGGCGCTGCCCGCGGCCTTGATTCTGCTGCTGGTGCTGGTGCTGAATTCGCAGTTCTACATTTTCCTGGCGGAAAAGCGCGGCCGGTGGTTCACGCTGGCGGCGATTCCATTCCATCTGCTGTACCACTTCTATAACGGCCTGTCGTTCGCAATGGGGCTCGTGCGGCATACGTGGCGGCACGCGTTCCAGCGATCCACGGTGCAGGCCACTTCCGACCATGGCCAGCGCTGA